AGCCACATCGGATTCACGTCCACGCTTTGGGCTACCGCAAATGCGTAGCGCATCTTTTATTCCTGCCAGATTTTCACTTTTTTTGGGTAAAAATGAGTACAATCTTGCCTCCTGATGCTCTATGTAGAGGCGGGGTTGCACGATATGGCCGCCTTTAGTAGCTAAAACAAAATATTAAAGAATGATAATCGTAAAGCGCTTACTTGTAGTTTTTCTGATTGCCTTACTAGGTAGGGCTAACGCTCAAGAGGTTGGAGGTCATCCTTGGGGAGTAAGGTGGCAGTGCATAAGCACCGATACGCTCCGGTTGATCTACCCGGTGGGGATGGACTCCCAAGCCTTTAAGGTATCCGATTTGATCCACTACGAGGCAAAACGGAACAGCCGCACCATAGGCGGAAAGGTTCCTCGGCTAAGCCTGATCTTTCAAAATCAGACGGTGGAGCCCAACGGATTTGTAACCCTTATGCCCTTTCGATCGGAGTTTTTTACGACACCACCACAGGATATGCAAATGCTCGGATCGATGGATTGGCTCACCTCTCTGGGTATTCACGAGTATCGGCATTCGCTTCAGTTCTACAACCAGCGCCGAGGTGTTGTACGGCTGCTGTACTGGCTCAACGGCGATGCGGGCTGGGCGGTGGGGGCAAATCTGCTATTCCCGCCTTGGTACTACGAGGGCGATGCCGTATTCACCGAAACAAAGCTGAGCAACGGAGGGCGGGGGCGCATGCCATCCTTTATGGCCCCATTCTGGTCGATGGCCGAGGAGGGCAAGCGGTATCCCTATGTCAAGCTACGCAATGGCTCGTATAAAGATCCGCTACCCAACCACTACGCATACGGCTACCTGATGTGCTCGTACATCAACGATAGGTATGGCGAGGAATCGTTCGTTAACGTTACCAAGCATACAGCCCGTCTTAGAGGGGTGTTCTTCCCATTCTCGGCATCGCTAAAGAAGGTTGTTGGAGCACGGCCAAGCGCTATTTACAATGATGCTTTTGGCGATATGGTCTACGCGTGGAAGCTGCAAAATGCTCAGCGAACAACGGTCGAAGGGGACGCTATCACCAAATCAAAAAAGAAGGAGTTTCGGAGTTACGAATCGCCTTCGCTTGTTGATTCGAACCGGGTGGTCGCCATTCTTTCCCGTTTAAACGAGATAAAAACCGTGGTTGAAGTAAGCACCCAAACCGGTGAAGAAAAGGAGCTCTTTAAGCTGGGGGCAACCTACAACGATCGGCTACATGCCGCCGCCGGTAAAGTCGTTTGGTCGGAGGTGGTGCCCGATATCCGTTGGCAGAATAGGAGCTACTCCGTAATCAAGCTATACCAGCTTAGCAATGGCAAGACAAGGACAATTGGTGGAAGAAGTAGGCTGTTTTCGCCCTCTCTCTCTCCCGACGGATCACGAATTGCAGCGGTGCGCATTTCTACCAACCAGCGGTACGATGTGGTTATCCTTTCGGCTGCCGACGGCAAGGAGCTTGCTGCCCTACCCAATGGTGAAGGGCTAGCCATATTTACTCCGACATGGAGTAGGGGTGGCGATCGTATCGTTTTTGTAGGAAAGAAGGACGGTAAGCTCTCTCTGTTCGATCAGCCTATTGCAGCGGGCGCGCCTCGTCGGTTGATGCCCTATACCTCTCATGTTATTGCCAACCCTACCTGCAGCAACGGCAAGGTTTACTTCGAGGCCAGCTTCGGTGGACAGGATAATATTTACGCCATTGATGCAACGGGTGGAATGCCCGAAAAGCTTACTCAAGCCACTATTGGCGGCTACCAGCCTACAATTTTCGGAAATAAGCTGGTGTATTCGAGCTATAGCATAAACGGAAGTAGGCTTTGCCTGCTCGATAATCCCGCTTCATTGGAAGTTTTGGGAAAGATTGATGAGCCTCGATCGCTTAACATGCCAGGGGCAGGAACCTCCATTAATGCTAGCCCTGTTGCATTAACCGATTCAGTTCCTTCGCGTGATTGGAAAACTAGCCGCTACAGTCCTACTAGGCATCTGATTAATATTCATAGCTGGGGACTAGAGGCAAACGGCAGCTACGTTGGAGCAAAGGTGCTTTCGCAGGATGTACTCTCAAAGCTATCGATTGAGGCATCGTGGATGTATAGCGGTAAAGATCGTAGCAACTATTTTTCCGGCACATTTCTTTGGGGAGGATGGTACCCATATGTAGGTGCTTCATTTTCCAAAATTCTAGATAGAAACCCATTTGGAGGCTTTTTCGACTACTACAAGTACGACGAGCAGGTGGTTAACTCGCTCGTAGCGGTTCCATTTAACCTTTCGAGGGGATGCTACAGCACAAACTTGTTGCTATCGGGTAGCTACAGCTATCACAACATCCAATGGAAGGAGCCTGTTGTCGAAACCCGAGAGCTGCATAGCTATACGGTAGGAGGAAAGTTCAGCAATCTTCGCTACACAGCTCTTCAGCAGATTAACCCCCGTTTTGGGCAGGTAGTTAAGGCAGAGTATAAGAATGCTTTTGCCGGCAGCTTTAGTAAGGAATCGTTTAGGGGTAATGCTAAGCTATTTTTCCCCGGCTTTCGTAAAACACATAGCTTAGAGGTTAGCTCCGGCCTAGGCTGGGAAACGAACACGGCATCCTACTACTTTTACGACACTACGAACCTATCGCGTGGGTACTCGCTTTTCCCTGTTAGCCGTTATTCTAAGGCCTCGCTGGACTACAGCTTGCCAGTCAGCTATCCTGATTGGGGTGTAAATGGTGGGTTCTTCCTTAAAAGAATTAGGCTAACTGGGTTCTACGATTATGCCCGTGCTAAAAATGACTTTGGAACGAAAGGCTGGAGCGATTACGCATCTTTTGGCATCGAAGCAATCTTCGATACTAGGGTCTTTAATCTTGTAGAGATGCCATTGGGCATTCGTCAGTCGATTCTGCTAAATACCGATCCAGGAGATACGAGACGGGCTGTAAACACCGAAATTTTTGTAAAGATAGTATCCTTCTAAAAGTGTCGTATAGGGCATTAGCGTTTTCTCAATAAGCAAAAGCAGCACTCTGTACAAGGTGCTGCTTTTGCTTATAAGGGAATTGTCTGATTGATGCTCTTCAACGCGTGGAGCTAAATCGCTTCTACCTTGATGTCTATTGCTCCTCTAAGAACTGCTAGACCGTTTGGGGTGCAGCATCCCTTTATTAGGTAGTAGAGCATTTTGTTATGCTGCTGGTTGTTTATCGGAGGTAGCTGAAGGTAGCGCTGGTCTTGGAAGGCTGCTTCCATCATGGTAATGTACATTTGACTGGAGGTATCCGTATCAAGGTCATTCTCGAACAGGTCGCTGGCGATGCCCTTCTTAAAAGTAAACTGTATTAGCTCTATGAAGTTGGTGCGATGCTTAAGAACGATCTGCTGCATGGGGGGCACTAGCGCAAGTTCGGTTCGCGAGGTGATGAGTTGGCTACAATCGCGGTGAGTGGCTGCAAAGAGGCCGCCTATTTGCATGAGCACCTCAATGGGGTTGGTGCTTTCGCGTAGGATTTTTCGGATCTCGAGTTCCTTGCTCTTGAGGTATTCGTCAATAATACATTCTATCAGCTGCTGCTTGCTCTCGAAGTGGTTGTAAAGCGTTTTCTTGGTGATACCAATAGATGCGGCTATCTCTTCAACTTTTAAGCGGTTGCCTCCCGATCTCAAAAATAGAGGGGTAAATCGGCTGATATAGTAAAGCTTTCTTGATTTCATTTCATCCTTGTTTTAGTGGTGATAATTTTGGGCAGATGCATCAGCATTTTACATTGCTACAGGAGTCACATCTTCGATGGCCTGTTCCTCTTTCTTTTTTCTTCCGTTTGTTTGATAGCCCCTAATGCTATACCCCTTTACGCGCTTGCGCATAATGACGATTCGGCGATATCGGGTAGAGCCAAAGCGGTGAAGGGCGATGTAAATCAGGATAACGAATCCGGCAATGATGGTGTACCCCAGCAGCTGCTTTACGGCAAGCATGATGGCTTGGAGCTGCGTCGACTTGTAGAGCATGAGGCCACCTCCACGCAGCTGTCCCATAAAATCGGCAGCATCCATGTGAGAGGCTAGGTTGGTAAGGTTCTGAAGCTGCAGCTTGTAGAAAGCCCATGCGAGTATGGAGCCGAACAGCGCCTGTCCCACAAAGGAGCGAACCATCACCAGAATGGCCATTGCCGAGAGCATCTGGTTGTTGGTTAGCCGTTGCGAGCAGTAAATGGCCAGCGAGATGTAGAGCACGCAGAGGCCTATCCCCTTAAGGATGGTAGGTAGTATAAAGAAGCTTACCTGTACCACGGGGGCAATGGTAAAGTATAGGATGATGTGCGCTACCAAGTACGCTCCAAAGCCTATCATAACGAGCTCCTTTAAGTCTAGGTTGCGCCTTAGCCAAAAAAAGCAGATTATGCCTCCAATGATGGCCCCGGGAAACATCGCCAGGTTTATCTGGTTTGTCAGAAGAGAGCTGTAGCCCAGTACGCCCATCATGTAGGTGTTCTGCATGCTTCCGCTGCTTACAAATAGCCCCATCAGCGCGATCATTACTAGCGAATGGATCACGTTTTTTTTGGAAAATCCTCCCATATCCATAAAAGGACGCTTGATGGACAGTTGAAAGGCAACAAAAATTACCAGCATGACAAAGAAGGCGACTGTCCCCCACCAGATAACCTCAGACTGGAACCATCCGTGAAACTTGGTGAAGGTGAGCACGTAGTTAAGCACCATCATCATGGCAAAGAAAAGCAGTAGGCTGGTCCAGTGAAACTGGTAAAAAGGCATTTTCTTCATGCCTCGGCTGTTGTGCATAAACACCAGCGATAGCAAGGCACATGATAGGCAGTAGATGATGGCTACAAGGTTGGTATGCTCCCAAAACATGCGGTAGGCCAACGAACCCATGTAAAACCCTGCGTACTGACCAATGATTATGGCTAGGGGGTAGAAGATGGGGTAGAAGCGTTTCCTGTCCATCTTTGGCGTTATGATAAAGTAGATGGGCAGGATAAACTCAATGGTGCCGAACATCTTAAAAAAGCCCATCAGCAGTGAGGCAAACGCTATTACGTATACATTGTCGGTTGTGGAGGTAACGTAGCAGAGCAGGCTCATAATAACCAACCCTCCAACCACGATCTCTTTGGATCGGAAGTAGGGTTTGGTACGAATAAGCAGCGGCATAGCACCTGCCATACCTATAAACATGGCGTTGCTGGCAAACGAAAAGGCTTCGGAGATTTCCCCCATTCCCGAACTCATGTCGATGATGTTGGATGAATACACGCACGACACAGCCATGAAGGGTAGGAAGG
This sequence is a window from Acetobacteroides hydrogenigenes. Protein-coding genes within it:
- a CDS encoding TetR/AcrR family transcriptional regulator; amino-acid sequence: MKSRKLYYISRFTPLFLRSGGNRLKVEEIAASIGITKKTLYNHFESKQQLIECIIDEYLKSKELEIRKILRESTNPIEVLMQIGGLFAATHRDCSQLITSRTELALVPPMQQIVLKHRTNFIELIQFTFKKGIASDLFENDLDTDTSSQMYITMMEAAFQDQRYLQLPPINNQQHNKMLYYLIKGCCTPNGLAVLRGAIDIKVEAI
- a CDS encoding TolB-like translocation protein, which produces MIIVKRLLVVFLIALLGRANAQEVGGHPWGVRWQCISTDTLRLIYPVGMDSQAFKVSDLIHYEAKRNSRTIGGKVPRLSLIFQNQTVEPNGFVTLMPFRSEFFTTPPQDMQMLGSMDWLTSLGIHEYRHSLQFYNQRRGVVRLLYWLNGDAGWAVGANLLFPPWYYEGDAVFTETKLSNGGRGRMPSFMAPFWSMAEEGKRYPYVKLRNGSYKDPLPNHYAYGYLMCSYINDRYGEESFVNVTKHTARLRGVFFPFSASLKKVVGARPSAIYNDAFGDMVYAWKLQNAQRTTVEGDAITKSKKKEFRSYESPSLVDSNRVVAILSRLNEIKTVVEVSTQTGEEKELFKLGATYNDRLHAAAGKVVWSEVVPDIRWQNRSYSVIKLYQLSNGKTRTIGGRSRLFSPSLSPDGSRIAAVRISTNQRYDVVILSAADGKELAALPNGEGLAIFTPTWSRGGDRIVFVGKKDGKLSLFDQPIAAGAPRRLMPYTSHVIANPTCSNGKVYFEASFGGQDNIYAIDATGGMPEKLTQATIGGYQPTIFGNKLVYSSYSINGSRLCLLDNPASLEVLGKIDEPRSLNMPGAGTSINASPVALTDSVPSRDWKTSRYSPTRHLINIHSWGLEANGSYVGAKVLSQDVLSKLSIEASWMYSGKDRSNYFSGTFLWGGWYPYVGASFSKILDRNPFGGFFDYYKYDEQVVNSLVAVPFNLSRGCYSTNLLLSGSYSYHNIQWKEPVVETRELHSYTVGGKFSNLRYTALQQINPRFGQVVKAEYKNAFAGSFSKESFRGNAKLFFPGFRKTHSLEVSSGLGWETNTASYYFYDTTNLSRGYSLFPVSRYSKASLDYSLPVSYPDWGVNGGFFLKRIRLTGFYDYARAKNDFGTKGWSDYASFGIEAIFDTRVFNLVEMPLGIRQSILLNTDPGDTRRAVNTEIFVKIVSF